CACGGGCGCCAGCCCTCGCCGACGAAGGCGGCCTCGATGATCTTGTCCTTGCTCCAGAAGCCGGAGAAGGGGGGAACCCCCAGGATCGCCAGCCAGCCGAGGCCGAAGGTCACCCAGGTGATCTTCATGGCCGTGGACAGCCCACCGAAGCGGCGCATGTCGACCTGGTCGTCCATGCCGTGCATCACCGAGCCGGCGCCGAGGAACATCCCGGCCTTGAAGAAGCCGTGGGTGATGAGGTGGAAGATCGCGAAGGCGTAGCCGACCGGGCCGAGACCGGCGGCGAGCATCATGTAGCCGATCTGGCTCATGGTCGAGGCGGCCAGCGCCTTCTTCATGTCGTCCTTGGCACAACCGACGATCGCCCCGTAGACGAGGGTGATCGCACCGACGATGACCACGGCGAGCTGGGCGTTGGGTGCTCCCTCGAAGATGGTGTGGCTGCGCACGACGAGGTAGATGCCGGCGGTCACCATCGTCGCGGCGTGGATGAGCGCCGAGACGGGGGTCGGGCCGGCCATGGCGTCACCGAGCCAGGACTGCAGCGGGAACTGCGCCGACTTGCCGCAGGCGGCGAGCAGGAGCAGCAGGCCGATGGCCGTCAGGGTGCCCTCCCCGGCGCCCGAGACGGCGCCGTCGACCGCGGCGAAGTCGAGGGTGCCGAAGGTCGCCAGCATGATCGACATCGCGAGGAGCAGGCCGACGTCGCCGACCCGGTTGACGATGAAGGCCTTGTTGGCCGCGGTCGCGTAGGCCGGGTTGTGGTTCCAGAAGCCGATGAGCAACCACGACGCCAGGCCGACGCCCTCCCAGCCGACGAAGAGCAGCAGGTAGGAGTCGGCGAGGACGAGCAGGAGCATCGATGCGACGAAGAGGTTGAGGTAGGCGAAGAAGCGCCGCTTGTCCGGGTCGTGCTCCATGTACCCGAGCGAGTACACGTGGATGAGCGACCCGACGAAGGTCACCAGCAGGACGAAGGCCATCGACAGCGGGTCGACGAGCAACCCGGCGGCGATGTCGATGCTGCCGGCGGGGACCCAGTCCCACAGCTCGACCGAGGACGCGCGCGCCTCCGGGTCGGAGCCGAGCATCGAGACGAAGATCGCCGCGCCCACGAGGAAGGAACCCCAGGACAGGGCGGTGGCCAGCAGTGGACCGAAGGAGTCGGTGAGGCGGCCGCCGAGGAGCAGCAGCGCGGCGCCGGCCAGGGGCAGGGCGACGAGCAGCCAAGCAAGATCCGTGAGCAAGGTGGCTCCTTACAGCTTCAGGAGGTTGGCGTCGTCGACCGAGGCCGAGCGGCGGGCGCGGAAGACGGCCATGATGATGGCCAGTCCGACGACGACCTCGGCGGCGGCGACCACCATGACGAACATGGCGATCACCTGCCCCTCGATCGATCCGTGCATTCGGGCGAAGGTCACGAAGGCGAGCGAGGCAGCGTTGAGCATGAGCTCCACCCCCATGAAGACGATGATCGCGTTGCGGCGCAGCAGGACGGTGGCGCTGCCGATCGTGAAGAGGATGATCGCGAGGTAGATGTAGTTCATCGGGCTCATCGCTCCAGGCCCCCTTCGGTCGTGGTCTCGGCGTCCTCGAGCTGCGTGTACCGGGTCGGGGTGGTGACCTGGTCACGCGCCACGAGGACTCGGTTGAGGGAGAGCTCGGAGATGCTGCCGTCGGGCAGCAGCGCCGGGGTGTCGACCGCGTTGTGGCGGGCGTAGACACCCGGGACGGGCAGGCCGGCGAGGTTCTTGCCCTCGCGGAAGCGCTTGGCCATCCACTCCTTCTGCGTCGGCTTGGCGATGATCCGCTCGCGGTGGGCGAAGACCATGGCGCCGAGTGCCGCGACCGTCAGCAGGGCGGCCGTGACCTCGAAGAGCCAGACGTACTTGCCGAAGACGAGGTAGGCGATCGCCTCGACGTTGCCGGGGTCGGCGTTGACGTCCGCCAGCGACGGGTCACCGGTGTAGGTCACCTGGCCGACGGCACCGAAGAGCAGGGCGATCACGGCGAGGGAGAGCAGCGCGGTGAGCCACCGCTGGCCCTTGAGCGGCTCGACGAGCGAGGATGAGTGGTCGACACCGACGAGCATGACGACGAAGAGGAAGAGCATCATCACGGCGCCGGTGTAGACGAAGATGTGCACGACACCGAGGAAGTCCGCCTCCTGCAGGAGGTAGAAGACCCCGACGGTGATCATCGTCAGCACCATGCCGATGGCCGCGTGCACCGCCTTGCGGGCGAAGAGCAGGGCCAGCGCGCCGGGGACGGCGATGATGCTCAGGACCCAGAAGACGACGGCTTCTCCGGTGCCGGTCATCGGACCTCCTCCGTGGTGTCCGCTGTGGTGCCCGCCGCCGAGCCGGCCGAGGCGCCGTCGCTCGTGGCCGCTGCGTGCTGGTCGACCCACTCGCGCTGGGCGTCGGTGGCCGCGGCGACCTTGCCCTGGTAGTAGTCGCGCTCCTGCATGCCCTCGACCATCGGGTGGGGCGCCGGGAGCATCCCCTCCTGCATCGGGGCGAGCAGCTGCTCCTTGGTGAAGATCAGGTCGGCGCGGTTGTTGTCGGCCAGCTCGTACTCGTTGGTCATCGTCAGCGCCCGCGTCGGGCAGGCCTCGATGCACAGCCCGCAGAAGATGCAGCGCAGGTAGTTGATCTGGTAGATGTGCCCGTACCGCTCACCGGGGCTGAAGCGCAGGCCGCGCTCGTCGTCGTTGTCACCGCCCTGCACGAGGATCGCGTCGGCCGGGCAGGCCCACGCGCACAGCTCGCAGCCGATGCACTTCTCCAGCCCGTCGGGGTGACGGTTGAGCTGGTGCCGGCCGTGGAAGCGTGGCTGGGTCGGCCACTTGACTTCGGGGTACTCCTGGGTGGCGACCTTGCGGAACATCGTCGCGAAGGTCACGCCGAACCCGGCTACGGGGGCGAAGAGGTCCGAGAAGAACCCTCCCTGGGAATCGTCAGCCACGGTGCTGCTCCTCCTGACGGGCCGGCGTTGCCGCCCCGGTGGTCGCGGGCTTGGTGTCGATCGCGGTGGCGCCGCGGCTCTCGACGAGACGCTGGCCGGGCATGGGCGGGACGGGATAGCCCTCGGCCCACGGGTCGATCTCGTCGGGCACGACGGACTCCTCCTCCTGGGCCTGGGCCCTGGCCTCGACCTTGCTCTCCCAGATCCACGTGGAGCCCAGGACGATCACGGCCAGGACCGCGACGATGATCAGCGAGGAGACGGGGAAGCTCAGACCGAGGATGCCCACGGTCCCGTCGCCGAAGAACCCGGCGTCGGCGCCGCGGATGAAGGCCACCGCTATGACCCACGCGACGGTGACGGGCATGAGGAACTTCCAGCCGAAGCGCATGAACTGGTCGTAGCGGGTACGGGGCAGGGTGCCGCGCAGCCAGACGAAGAAGTACATGAACATCCACAGCTTCACCGAGAACCACAGCAGGCCCCACCAGCCGGTGTTGAGCATGCCGTCGCCGATCGCCGCGATGCCGGGAGGTGCCTGCCAGCCGCCGAGGAAGAGCGTCGTGGCCAAGGCCGAGACGGTGAACATGTTGATGTACTCACCGAGGAAGAACATCGCGAAGCGCATGCCCGAGTACTCGGTGAAGTAGCCACCGACGATCTCGCCCTCGCCCTCGGCGAGGTCGAAGGGCAGTCGGTTGGTCTCGCCGACCATCGTGATGACGTAGATGACGAAGGAGACGCAGGCCGGGATGATGTACCAGAGGTCGGCCTGGGCGGCGACGATCTCGCTGGTGCTCATCGATCCCGAGTACATGAAGACCGCGACCAGGGCCAGGCCCATCGCGATCTCGTAGGAGATCAGCTGGGCGGTGGCGCGCAGCCCACCGAGCAGCGGGTAGGTGGAGCCAGCCGACCAGCCGCCGAGGACGATGCCGTAGGCGGCGACACCGGCGACCGCGAGGACGAGAAGGGCGGCGACCGGCAGGTCGGTCAGCTGCAGCGGCGTGTGGTGACCAAACATCCAGACCATCCCGCCGAGCGGCATGATCGAGAAGGCGACGAAGGCCATCGAGGCGAAGATGACCGGCGCGATCGTGAAGATCAGCGCGTCGGCCGCCTTGGGCCGCACGTCCTCCTTGAGCATCGACTTCATGCCGTCGGCGAGGGTCTGCAGCAGGCCGAAGGGGCCGGTGCGGTTGGGCCCGGGGCGCTGCTGCATCCGGCCGATGACGCGACGCTCGAACCAGATGACGAGCAGCACGGACACGAGCAGGTAGACGAAGAGGAAGAGCGCCTTGACCAGCGAGAGCCACAGCGGGGTGTCGCTGAAGTCCGCGGCCACCGGCTTGTCCGCAGCGGCGATCAGGAGTGAGAGACCGGTCATGCCGCACCACCCTTCGTGACGGAGACGATGGCTCCGGCTCGGCCGGAGAGACTGCGCAGGTCGCAGCTGCTCGAGTTGGTCGGCAACCACACGACGTGGTCGACCATGTCCTGGACCAGGACCGGCACGGTCACCCGCACGTCGTCGGCCCGGATGGTGACGAGGTCACCCACCGCAAGGCCGAAGGCCTGCGCGGTCGCCGGGGAGACGATCGCGCGCGGCGCCTTGGCCGTCCCCGCGAGGAAGGGCTCGCCCTCCTGCATCGACCCCTCGTCGAGCATGAGGCGCCAGGTGGCCAGGACCAGCTCACCGGCACCGGGCTCGGGCACCGGGGCGCGTCGCACCCGCGGCGGGTAGCCCTTGGCTGCCGGGGCGGGTGTGGTCTCCAGCGAGGCGCGGGCCTCGGCGGTGGTGCGGGTCCCGAGGAACTCGCCCATCTCGTCGGCGAGCATGTGCAGCACGCGGTGGTCGGGCAGCGCGCTGGTCGACAGGGCCGCCTCGAAGGGCCGCACGCGACCCTCCCAGTTGACGAAGGCACCCGCGCGCTCGGCGTGCGGGGCGACCGGGAGCACGACGTCGGCGTGCTCGGTGACGCTGCTGGGCCGGATCTCGAGGGAGACGACGAAGGAGCGCTCGAAGGCCTCGCTCGCTCCGGGGAGTCCGAGGTCGCGGACGTCGACGCCACCGACGACGAGCGCACCGAGCTGGCCGGAGGCCGCGCCGGCGACGATGCCGGCGGTGTCGAGACCACCCTCGCCCGGCAGGCAGCCGGCCTCGACGGCGCCGCGCTCCCCCGCACGACGTGGGATCCAGGCCAGGCGTGCACCGGTCGTCCGGGCGAGCTCGGCAGCGGCGGGCAGGGCACCGGGCACGGTGGCCAGTCGCTCGCCGACGAGGATGATCGGCCGCTCGCCGCGCAGCGCGGCGTGGGCAGCGATGAGCGGGTCGGTGTCCGCGCCGGGACCGACCTCGCCGGTCAGCGCCGTGAGCACCTCGGTCTCGGTGCCCGGTGCGGAGGGGATGAGGGTGCCACCGAGCTTGTCGAGGCCGCGGGTGGCCAGCGGAGCGATGGAGTGGACCGCGGTCTTGGCCTCGCGGTAGGCCTTGCGCAGGCGCAGGAAGAGGATCGGGCTCTCCTCCTCGGGCTCCAGGCCGACGAGCAGGACCGAGCTGGCCCGCCCGACCTCCTCGAAGGTCACACCGGTCTCCGGCGTGGTCCCCGCGACATGCCGCAGCAGGAAGTCACGCTCGTCGGCGGAGAGCGGCCTGGCGCGGTGGTCGATGTTGTCGGTGTGCAGCACCGAGCGGGCGAAGGCCGCATAGGCGTGGGCGTCCTCGACGCTCACCCGGCCGCCGACGAGCACTCCGTGGCCCTGCGCAGCGCGCAGCCCCTCCGCGGCAGCGACGAGAGCCTCCTGCCAGGAGACGACGCGCAGCTCACCGCTGGCGTCACGCACCATCGGGAACTCGAAGCGGTCCCCGAGGCTGGCGGAGTTGAAGGCCCAGCGGCCCTTGTCGCAGTTCCACTCCTCGTTGACCTGGGGGTCATTGCCCGCCATCCGTCGCAGGACCGTGCCGCGGCGGTGGTCGGTGCGGATCGAGCAGCCGTCGGCGCAGTGCTCGCAGACGTCGGAGGTGGAGACGAGGTCGAAGGGACGCGACCGGAAGCGGTAGGCCGCCCCCGTGAGCGCGCCCACGGGGCAGATCTGGACCGTGTTGCCCGAGAAGTAGGACTCGAAGGGCTGGTCCTCGTAGATGCCGACCTGCTGGAGGGCACCTCGCTCGACGAGCGCGATGAAGGGGTCGCCGGCGATCTGGTCGGAGAAGCGGGTGCAGCGCGCGCACAGCACGCACCGGTCACGGTCGAGGAGCACCTGGGAGGAGA
The genomic region above belongs to Janibacter limosus and contains:
- a CDS encoding NADH-quinone oxidoreductase subunit J; this encodes MTGTGEAVVFWVLSIIAVPGALALLFARKAVHAAIGMVLTMITVGVFYLLQEADFLGVVHIFVYTGAVMMLFLFVVMLVGVDHSSSLVEPLKGQRWLTALLSLAVIALLFGAVGQVTYTGDPSLADVNADPGNVEAIAYLVFGKYVWLFEVTAALLTVAALGAMVFAHRERIIAKPTQKEWMAKRFREGKNLAGLPVPGVYARHNAVDTPALLPDGSISELSLNRVLVARDQVTTPTRYTQLEDAETTTEGGLER
- the nuoI gene encoding NADH-quinone oxidoreductase subunit NuoI; the protein is MADDSQGGFFSDLFAPVAGFGVTFATMFRKVATQEYPEVKWPTQPRFHGRHQLNRHPDGLEKCIGCELCAWACPADAILVQGGDNDDERGLRFSPGERYGHIYQINYLRCIFCGLCIEACPTRALTMTNEYELADNNRADLIFTKEQLLAPMQEGMLPAPHPMVEGMQERDYYQGKVAAATDAQREWVDQHAAATSDGASAGSAAGTTADTTEEVR
- a CDS encoding NADH-quinone oxidoreductase subunit G — encoded protein: MSVTSDKNPTSDEVKPDLIGVTIDGIAVSVPKNTLVIRAAEEAGIEIPRFCDHPLLEPVGACRQCLVEVATPDREGNVKPMPKPQASCTMTVSEGMQVRTQHSSPVADKAQQGIMEMLLINHPLDCPVCDKGGECPLQNQSMSNGRATSRFEDVKRTYPKPINISSQVLLDRDRCVLCARCTRFSDQIAGDPFIALVERGALQQVGIYEDQPFESYFSGNTVQICPVGALTGAAYRFRSRPFDLVSTSDVCEHCADGCSIRTDHRRGTVLRRMAGNDPQVNEEWNCDKGRWAFNSASLGDRFEFPMVRDASGELRVVSWQEALVAAAEGLRAAQGHGVLVGGRVSVEDAHAYAAFARSVLHTDNIDHRARPLSADERDFLLRHVAGTTPETGVTFEEVGRASSVLLVGLEPEEESPILFLRLRKAYREAKTAVHSIAPLATRGLDKLGGTLIPSAPGTETEVLTALTGEVGPGADTDPLIAAHAALRGERPIILVGERLATVPGALPAAAELARTTGARLAWIPRRAGERGAVEAGCLPGEGGLDTAGIVAGAASGQLGALVVGGVDVRDLGLPGASEAFERSFVVSLEIRPSSVTEHADVVLPVAPHAERAGAFVNWEGRVRPFEAALSTSALPDHRVLHMLADEMGEFLGTRTTAEARASLETTPAPAAKGYPPRVRRAPVPEPGAGELVLATWRLMLDEGSMQEGEPFLAGTAKAPRAIVSPATAQAFGLAVGDLVTIRADDVRVTVPVLVQDMVDHVVWLPTNSSSCDLRSLSGRAGAIVSVTKGGAA
- the nuoL gene encoding NADH-quinone oxidoreductase subunit L, with amino-acid sequence MLTDLAWLLVALPLAGAALLLLGGRLTDSFGPLLATALSWGSFLVGAAIFVSMLGSDPEARASSVELWDWVPAGSIDIAAGLLVDPLSMAFVLLVTFVGSLIHVYSLGYMEHDPDKRRFFAYLNLFVASMLLLVLADSYLLLFVGWEGVGLASWLLIGFWNHNPAYATAANKAFIVNRVGDVGLLLAMSIMLATFGTLDFAAVDGAVSGAGEGTLTAIGLLLLLAACGKSAQFPLQSWLGDAMAGPTPVSALIHAATMVTAGIYLVVRSHTIFEGAPNAQLAVVIVGAITLVYGAIVGCAKDDMKKALAASTMSQIGYMMLAAGLGPVGYAFAIFHLITHGFFKAGMFLGAGSVMHGMDDQVDMRRFGGLSTAMKITWVTFGLGWLAILGVPPFSGFWSKDKIIEAAFVGEGWRPWVFGLTALIGAGITAFYMSRLFFMTFHGKKRWTEDVHPHESPLTMTIPMMVLAVGSAFLGLALATVAPIGTWLEPVFGPVEPHEPVLPVPVLVAATLVVVAIGGIWAWLTYGRDEVPVVAPEGSALTRAARRDLYQDELNATLLQWPGLALTRGLVSVDADGIDGAGVGGLARLTERSSSWLRRAQNGYARTYALTMLSGVVVFLAALWVNN
- the nuoK gene encoding NADH-quinone oxidoreductase subunit NuoK, whose translation is MSPMNYIYLAIILFTIGSATVLLRRNAIIVFMGVELMLNAASLAFVTFARMHGSIEGQVIAMFVMVVAAAEVVVGLAIIMAVFRARRSASVDDANLLKL
- the nuoH gene encoding NADH-quinone oxidoreductase subunit NuoH, coding for MTGLSLLIAAADKPVAADFSDTPLWLSLVKALFLFVYLLVSVLLVIWFERRVIGRMQQRPGPNRTGPFGLLQTLADGMKSMLKEDVRPKAADALIFTIAPVIFASMAFVAFSIMPLGGMVWMFGHHTPLQLTDLPVAALLVLAVAGVAAYGIVLGGWSAGSTYPLLGGLRATAQLISYEIAMGLALVAVFMYSGSMSTSEIVAAQADLWYIIPACVSFVIYVITMVGETNRLPFDLAEGEGEIVGGYFTEYSGMRFAMFFLGEYINMFTVSALATTLFLGGWQAPPGIAAIGDGMLNTGWWGLLWFSVKLWMFMYFFVWLRGTLPRTRYDQFMRFGWKFLMPVTVAWVIAVAFIRGADAGFFGDGTVGILGLSFPVSSLIIVAVLAVIVLGSTWIWESKVEARAQAQEEESVVPDEIDPWAEGYPVPPMPGQRLVESRGATAIDTKPATTGAATPARQEEQHRG